From a single Lolium rigidum isolate FL_2022 chromosome 7, APGP_CSIRO_Lrig_0.1, whole genome shotgun sequence genomic region:
- the LOC124676948 gene encoding quinone-oxidoreductase QR2-like yields the protein MATKIYIVYYSTWGHVATLAEEMKKGADSVPGVEVTIWRVPETLPEEVLGKMHAAPAREDHPVITARQLAEADGILFGFPTRFGMMAAQMKAFFDTTGGLWQSGALAGKPAGVFFATGTQGGGQETTALTAVTQLTHHGMLFVPVGYTHGAGMFAMDEVKGGSPYGAGTFAGADGSRVPSDAELALAAHQGKYFAGIAKKLKVV from the exons ATGGCGACCAAGATCTACATCGT GTACTACTCGACCTGGGGACACGTCGCAACGCTGGCGGAGGAGATGAAGAAGGGCGCCGACTCCGTCCCTGGCGTGGAGGTCACCATCTGGCGTGTCCCGGAGACGCTGCCGGAGGAGGTGCTGGGCAAGATGCACGCTGCGCCGGCGCGCGAGGACCACCCCGTCATCACGGCGCGGCAGCTGGCCGAGGCCGACGGCATCCTGTTCGGCTTCCCGACGCGGTTCGGCATGATGGCGGCGCAGATGAAGGCCTTCTTCGACACCACCGGCGGCCTCTGGCAGTCCGGCGCCCTCGCCGGCAAGCCCGCGGGCGTCTTCTTCGCCACGGGCACGCAGGGCGGCGGCCAGGAGACCACGGCGCTCACGGCCGTCACGCAGCTGACGCACCACGGCATGCTGTTCGTGCCGGTCGGGTACACGCACGGCGCCGGCATGTTCGCCATGGACGAGGTCAAGGGCGGGAGCCCGTACGGTGCCGGCACCTTCGCTGGCGCCGATGGCAGCAGGGTGCCCAGCGACGCCGAGCTCGCCTTGGCGGCGCACCAGGGCAAGTACTTCGCCGGCATcgccaagaagctcaaggtcgTTTGA